In Carnobacterium sp. CP1, the following are encoded in one genomic region:
- the efp gene encoding elongation factor P, with amino-acid sequence MISVNDFKTGLTIEFDGGIWRVIDFQHVKPGKGAAFVRSKLKNLRNGAVQEKTFRAGEKVGKAQIDNRKMQYLYENSGSYVFMDSENYEQLELPEESIKDELKYLKENMEVHIMMFDAEVLGVELPNTVQLRVAETEPGIRGDTSSGGTKTAKLETGTNINVPFFVNVDDVLVVNTQDGSYVSRA; translated from the coding sequence ATGATCTCGGTAAATGATTTTAAAACAGGTTTAACAATAGAGTTTGATGGTGGAATTTGGCGTGTAATTGATTTCCAACATGTGAAACCAGGTAAAGGTGCAGCTTTTGTCCGCTCTAAATTAAAAAACCTACGTAACGGTGCGGTTCAAGAAAAAACATTCCGTGCAGGTGAAAAAGTAGGAAAAGCTCAAATTGACAACCGCAAGATGCAATACTTATATGAAAATAGTGGTTCATATGTGTTTATGGATTCTGAGAATTATGAGCAACTTGAATTGCCGGAAGAATCTATTAAAGATGAATTGAAGTATTTGAAAGAAAATATGGAAGTTCACATTATGATGTTTGATGCAGAAGTTTTAGGAGTCGAACTGCCGAATACCGTTCAATTAAGAGTTGCAGAAACTGAACCGGGAATTCGTGGAGATACTTCTTCAGGCGGTACTAAAACGGCTAAGCTGGAAACAGGAACGAATATCAATGTGCCGTTCTTTGTAAACGTAGATGATGTATTGGTGGTAAATACCCAAGATGGTTCATACGTTTCACGCGCTTAA
- a CDS encoding Asp23/Gls24 family envelope stress response protein, translating into MAEESNFAVNETKKTLGEIEVAPEVIEVISGIAASKVAGVYAMQGKLGSGVSELFGRVDHKKGVHLTADDEGLKVDIYCYLDYGVSVPKVALELQEKVREQLVHMTDIELKEVNVHVVGIVPEKTELQDLFNLDDDEDGEEE; encoded by the coding sequence ATGGCTGAAGAATCAAATTTTGCAGTAAATGAGACCAAAAAAACTCTTGGCGAAATTGAAGTAGCGCCAGAAGTCATTGAAGTCATTTCAGGAATTGCAGCAAGCAAGGTAGCTGGAGTTTATGCGATGCAAGGTAAGCTGGGATCGGGCGTTTCTGAGCTATTCGGTCGCGTGGATCATAAAAAAGGAGTTCATTTAACAGCTGATGATGAAGGATTAAAAGTTGATATTTATTGCTACTTAGATTATGGGGTTTCAGTTCCCAAAGTAGCCTTGGAACTACAAGAAAAAGTTCGAGAACAACTAGTGCATATGACAGACATTGAATTAAAAGAAGTTAATGTTCATGTAGTAGGAATCGTACCAGAAAAAACTGAACTGCAAGATTTGTTCAATCTTGACGATGATGAAGACGGTGAAGAAGAGTGA
- the nusB gene encoding transcription antitermination factor NusB has product MSLTRREIREKALQSLFQLSANKDLSTEEAMQQALTSGEDLADEVEVVSVPKYLELLVTGVNEHQTAIDEKIQLHLENWSMKRLAKTDLVIMRIAIFEMLYVSDVPAKVALNEALEITKLYSDEKSRKFVNGVLANIVNDLEEKEAE; this is encoded by the coding sequence GTGAGTTTAACCAGACGTGAAATTAGAGAGAAAGCCTTACAATCTCTTTTTCAACTATCGGCTAATAAAGATTTATCCACGGAAGAAGCGATGCAACAAGCTTTGACCAGCGGAGAAGATTTAGCAGATGAAGTAGAAGTTGTATCTGTACCGAAATATTTAGAATTGCTGGTAACAGGTGTCAACGAACATCAAACAGCTATAGATGAAAAAATCCAACTGCATCTTGAAAATTGGTCTATGAAACGTCTTGCAAAAACAGATTTAGTGATTATGCGAATTGCTATTTTTGAAATGCTTTATGTATCAGATGTACCGGCAAAAGTTGCTTTGAACGAAGCACTCGAAATTACAAAACTGTATAGTGATGAAAAGTCGAGAAAATTCGTGAACGGTGTTTTAGCGAACATTGTCAACGATCTAGAGGAAAAAGAGGCTGAGTAA
- a CDS encoding M24 family metallopeptidase, whose protein sequence is MTRLNKVREGMKQRGLDALLVTSPYNLRYVSNFTGTTGLSVITLNKAYFITDFRYVEQAASQAIGFEIVQNSGPIYDEVARLVEADKIEALGFEQDYVTFSTFEVLEQIISSELIPVSKLIEELREVKDASEIETIKKACSISDAAFQYILGEIKPGMSEIEVANLLDFHMRGLGATGVSFDTIVASGIRSAMPHGVASQKLIETGDFVTIDFGCYYEGYVSDMTRTFSVGEPAEKLKEIYNITLEAQLKVIDAAKPGMTGIELDAVARDHIASYGYGEAFGHSTGHGIGLEIHEGPNVSKLADKPFVAGNVITNEPGIYLPGIGGVRIEDDLVITDFGNDVIVHSPKELIIL, encoded by the coding sequence ATGACTCGATTGAATAAGGTACGTGAAGGCATGAAACAACGAGGATTGGATGCGTTGCTGGTAACCAGCCCTTATAATTTACGCTATGTATCAAACTTTACTGGAACAACAGGGTTAAGTGTCATTACACTGAATAAAGCTTATTTCATAACAGATTTTCGATATGTTGAACAAGCTGCTAGCCAAGCAATTGGTTTTGAAATCGTTCAAAACAGTGGCCCGATATACGATGAGGTTGCTCGATTGGTAGAAGCAGATAAAATTGAAGCACTTGGTTTTGAACAAGATTATGTTACTTTCAGTACCTTTGAAGTATTGGAACAAATTATTTCAAGTGAATTGATTCCTGTTTCGAAATTGATAGAAGAGTTGCGTGAAGTAAAAGATGCATCAGAAATAGAAACAATCAAAAAAGCTTGTTCGATTTCTGATGCAGCGTTCCAATATATTTTAGGCGAAATCAAACCAGGCATGTCTGAAATTGAAGTAGCTAATTTGTTGGATTTCCACATGCGTGGATTAGGAGCAACGGGAGTTTCTTTTGATACTATTGTAGCAAGCGGCATTCGATCTGCTATGCCACATGGTGTAGCTAGCCAGAAGTTGATTGAAACTGGGGATTTCGTGACGATTGATTTTGGTTGTTATTATGAAGGATATGTTTCAGATATGACACGGACATTTTCAGTTGGCGAACCGGCTGAAAAATTAAAAGAAATCTACAATATCACGCTTGAAGCTCAATTAAAAGTTATTGATGCAGCTAAACCAGGAATGACTGGAATCGAATTAGATGCTGTCGCTCGCGATCATATCGCAAGCTACGGTTATGGAGAAGCATTTGGCCATTCAACTGGGCATGGCATAGGACTAGAAATCCATGAAGGACCGAACGTTTCAAAACTAGCGGATAAACCTTTTGTAGCTGGGAACGTGATCACAAATGAACCAGGAATTTACTTGCCTGGAATCGGCGGAGTCAGAATTGAAGATGATCTAGTAATCACTGATTTTGGTAATGACGTTATCGTTCATTCGCCAAAAGAGTTAATCATTCTTTAG